Proteins from a genomic interval of Ralstonia wenshanensis:
- a CDS encoding HD-GYP domain-containing protein: protein MKRIDASQLRVGMFVMKLGGSWLKHPFWRAQFQLSHQGQIDDIRRAGITEIWIDPERGEDVMVETLMPVPAPAPAPEPLTRETLAARPPITPTSLKEEWKHAQQLMQNGKATLGHMFSEARMGRALETEKALLLVDDVSNSLARNSYALIALARLKNKDDYTYLHSFAVCALMVALAKTLGLPEDEIRECGLGGLVHDIGKSAMPRTLLDKSTALTKDELALLQTHAVGGHHLLQGTGQFSEIAREICLHHHERIDGSGYPDAQKAEGISLWAKMGAICDVYDTLTSSSPYHHAWSPAQALKYMMARTDTQFDRTVFQAFTRSVGIYPVGTLVKLRTNRLGVVVHQNEASALKPDVVVFYSGNTKTRVRPERISLGKSDDSIVTVEDATTWGLSDEEVSDMCLV, encoded by the coding sequence ATGAAGCGAATCGATGCGAGCCAATTGCGGGTCGGCATGTTTGTAATGAAGCTGGGTGGGTCCTGGCTCAAGCATCCGTTCTGGCGTGCGCAATTCCAGTTGTCGCACCAGGGCCAGATTGACGACATCCGCCGCGCGGGTATCACCGAGATCTGGATCGACCCCGAGCGCGGCGAAGACGTCATGGTCGAGACGCTGATGCCCGTGCCGGCGCCGGCGCCCGCACCCGAGCCGCTCACGCGAGAGACCCTGGCCGCGCGGCCACCGATCACGCCAACGTCGCTCAAGGAAGAGTGGAAGCACGCCCAGCAGCTGATGCAAAACGGCAAGGCGACGCTGGGGCACATGTTTTCCGAAGCCCGGATGGGGCGCGCGCTGGAAACCGAAAAGGCGCTGCTGCTGGTGGACGACGTGTCGAACTCCCTGGCACGCAACTCGTACGCGCTGATTGCCCTCGCGCGCCTGAAGAACAAGGACGACTACACCTACCTGCATTCGTTTGCCGTTTGCGCACTGATGGTGGCGCTGGCGAAGACGCTGGGCTTGCCTGAAGACGAGATCCGTGAATGCGGACTGGGCGGGCTGGTGCACGACATCGGCAAATCGGCCATGCCGCGCACGCTGCTCGACAAGAGCACGGCGCTGACCAAGGACGAACTGGCGCTGCTGCAGACCCACGCCGTGGGCGGCCATCACCTGCTGCAGGGTACCGGCCAGTTCAGCGAGATTGCGCGCGAGATCTGCCTGCACCATCACGAGCGCATCGACGGCAGCGGCTACCCTGACGCCCAGAAGGCCGAGGGCATCAGCCTGTGGGCCAAGATGGGCGCCATCTGCGATGTGTACGACACGCTCACGTCAAGCAGCCCGTACCACCATGCATGGTCTCCGGCGCAGGCGTTGAAATACATGATGGCGCGCACCGACACGCAGTTCGATCGCACCGTTTTCCAGGCCTTCACGCGCAGCGTAGGCATCTACCCGGTGGGCACGCTGGTGAAGCTGCGCACCAATCGGTTGGGCGTGGTGGTCCACCAGAACGAGGCGTCTGCGCTCAAGCCGGATGTGGTTGTCTTTTATTCGGGCAACACCAAGACGCGCGTGCGCCCCGAGCGCATCAGCCTGGGCAAGTCCGACGACTCCATCGTCACCGTGGAAGATGCCACCACGTGGGGTTTGTCGGACGAGGAAGTCTCCGACATGTGCCTGGTCTGA
- a CDS encoding aminotransferase-like domain-containing protein produces MSVTELTSPPAQPLYRTLADHYLGAIRSGVLAPGERMPSVRMLMRTHAVSLSTALQVCRHLETEGWLEARERSGYFVRQPRRALLAPVKEPEVSTPDPAAYVGVHARVSAIVARGQQAAVHVDLSGASGAAALYPAAALNRIASQVLRRYPLLLTQAVIPNGHPELQTAVARRALDMGVQVAPDDVIVTHGCIEAVNLALRAVAQPGDTVAVESPTYYGLLQVLESLGMRAVEIPTSPRTGMSLEALEMAVQAYGNIRAVVVVPNLQNPLGSIMPDAAKRRMAAFCDANRIALIEDDTYSALGDSPTPLKALKAWDRTGNVIYCASLSKVLAPGLRLGWMAAGRWQGRVQMLKFAQSRPNDSWSQVLAGRFIASGAYDRHLRTLRQTLREQRERMAESIAGCFPAGTRLSVPSGGLAMWVELPANVSSMELFDAALAQGIRIAPGTMFSNLNRFDHFFRICFGLAPSANLEAALATLGRLTQELAER; encoded by the coding sequence ATGTCCGTCACCGAGTTGACTTCTCCGCCCGCGCAGCCGCTGTACCGGACACTTGCCGATCATTACCTTGGTGCGATCCGCAGCGGGGTGTTGGCGCCGGGCGAGCGCATGCCGTCGGTGCGCATGCTGATGCGCACGCACGCGGTGAGTCTGTCGACCGCGCTGCAGGTGTGCCGGCATCTGGAGACGGAAGGCTGGCTGGAAGCGCGCGAGCGCTCCGGCTACTTCGTGCGCCAGCCGCGCCGCGCCTTGCTGGCCCCCGTCAAGGAACCCGAAGTTTCGACGCCCGATCCCGCCGCCTACGTGGGTGTGCATGCGCGCGTGTCGGCCATCGTGGCGCGCGGGCAGCAGGCTGCTGTGCACGTCGACCTCTCCGGCGCAAGTGGAGCGGCTGCGCTGTACCCGGCGGCAGCGCTCAACCGGATTGCGTCCCAGGTGCTGCGGCGGTATCCGTTGCTGCTGACGCAGGCCGTCATCCCGAACGGTCATCCCGAATTACAGACCGCCGTGGCGCGCCGGGCGCTCGACATGGGCGTGCAGGTCGCGCCGGACGACGTGATCGTCACCCACGGCTGTATCGAGGCGGTGAACCTGGCATTGCGCGCGGTGGCCCAGCCGGGCGATACGGTGGCCGTGGAATCGCCGACTTACTACGGGCTGCTGCAGGTGCTGGAAAGCCTGGGCATGCGCGCGGTGGAAATTCCTACCAGCCCACGCACCGGCATGTCGCTTGAAGCGCTCGAGATGGCCGTGCAGGCCTACGGCAACATCCGCGCCGTGGTGGTGGTGCCCAACTTGCAGAACCCGCTCGGCAGCATCATGCCGGACGCGGCCAAGCGCCGGATGGCCGCCTTTTGCGACGCCAACCGCATCGCGCTCATTGAAGACGATACCTACAGCGCGCTAGGCGACAGCCCCACGCCGCTGAAGGCCCTCAAGGCGTGGGACCGCACGGGCAACGTCATCTATTGCGCGTCGTTGAGCAAGGTGCTCGCACCCGGGCTGCGCCTGGGCTGGATGGCCGCCGGCCGCTGGCAGGGGCGCGTGCAGATGCTGAAGTTTGCGCAGTCGCGGCCGAATGATTCGTGGTCGCAGGTGCTGGCGGGGCGCTTTATCGCCTCGGGCGCGTACGACCGTCACCTGCGCACGCTGCGCCAGACGTTGCGTGAGCAGCGCGAGCGCATGGCCGAGTCGATTGCGGGATGCTTTCCCGCCGGCACGCGGTTGTCGGTCCCGTCAGGCGGATTGGCGATGTGGGTGGAGTTGCCCGCGAACGTGTCGTCGATGGAACTGTTCGATGCGGCGCTGGCACAGGGAATCCGCATTGCGCCGGGGACGATGTTCTCGAACCTGAACCGCTTCGATCATTTTTTCCGCATCTGCTTCGGGCTGGCGCCTTCGGCCAACCTTGAAGCTGCGCTTGCCACGCTCGGCCGGCTCACGCAGGAACTGGCCGAGCGCTGA
- a CDS encoding MarR family winged helix-turn-helix transcriptional regulator → MPRTPKADDLYPAVAPSGHFNPHLADVEYGALDGLVGYAVRRAQLHIYEDFVRSLHAWNITPPRFSAMTVIAHNPNLKLTELANILGVARSGAVLLVDTLEDMGMVERLPAPKDKRAFRLVLTAKGATTLDDITRAVTAHDARVTAHLSKDERHTLLALLNKLASGPDSAS, encoded by the coding sequence ATGCCGCGCACGCCCAAAGCAGACGACCTGTATCCCGCCGTGGCCCCTTCGGGGCACTTCAATCCGCATCTGGCGGACGTGGAGTATGGCGCGCTCGATGGGTTGGTCGGCTATGCCGTGCGGCGGGCGCAGCTACACATCTACGAAGATTTCGTGCGCTCGCTGCACGCGTGGAACATCACGCCGCCGCGCTTTTCGGCGATGACGGTGATCGCGCATAACCCAAATCTCAAGCTGACGGAGTTGGCCAACATCCTGGGTGTGGCGCGCTCGGGTGCGGTGCTGCTGGTCGATACGCTGGAAGACATGGGCATGGTCGAGCGCCTGCCCGCGCCCAAGGACAAGCGCGCCTTCCGGCTCGTGCTGACCGCCAAGGGCGCGACCACCCTTGACGACATCACCCGGGCCGTCACCGCACACGACGCCCGCGTAACGGCGCATCTTTCCAAGGATGAACGGCACACGCTGCTGGCACTGCTCAACAAGTTGGCTTCGGGGCCGGATTCCGCTTCCTGA
- a CDS encoding DUF6685 family protein, which yields MNVSNLLHAASNWVVQSRAFNVTQSVAHHRTPSDALAHWKLDIWHKSVPFLFEGGLAEPAHQLFPKHLAHAEWVDELHHHLSQLVGVRREHCKIDIRAVTGLAQSPCSVHSFPSMLVFAHQHCRRIPHSTDADFAANRRHVFRYADQANVFRAYDFAGGELFYMNEWGAHHFAALALQARTQNRELLVDAEVRHARSALGLRRLLDGFYVIGARRQGQQRYGTRLSEALASHQVPHRWMHGRREAEGFELCFLPKSDRFANCVGEQLVRDGWFDYGAWLASLHDATEVGAPAQRAEAARKTRPNWKRVQVPSLGVPTGLMPGFAHTRL from the coding sequence ATGAACGTTTCCAATCTGCTGCATGCGGCGTCGAACTGGGTCGTCCAGTCGCGCGCTTTCAATGTCACGCAATCGGTGGCGCACCACCGCACGCCCAGCGATGCGTTGGCGCACTGGAAACTCGATATCTGGCACAAGAGCGTGCCGTTCCTGTTCGAGGGCGGCCTTGCCGAGCCCGCGCACCAACTGTTTCCCAAGCATCTGGCGCATGCCGAATGGGTGGACGAGCTGCACCACCATCTGAGCCAGCTCGTGGGCGTGCGCCGGGAGCATTGCAAGATCGACATTCGGGCGGTGACGGGGCTTGCGCAGTCGCCGTGCTCGGTGCATTCGTTTCCGAGCATGCTGGTGTTTGCGCATCAGCATTGCCGCCGCATTCCGCACAGCACCGATGCCGACTTTGCCGCCAACCGGCGCCACGTATTCCGTTACGCAGATCAGGCCAACGTGTTTCGCGCCTACGACTTTGCCGGCGGCGAGCTGTTCTACATGAATGAGTGGGGCGCGCACCATTTTGCTGCGCTGGCACTGCAGGCTCGCACGCAGAACCGTGAGCTGCTGGTCGATGCCGAGGTGCGCCACGCGCGTTCTGCGCTGGGGTTGCGTCGGCTGCTTGACGGCTTCTACGTGATCGGCGCGCGGCGGCAAGGGCAGCAGCGCTACGGCACGCGTTTGTCGGAAGCGCTGGCCAGCCACCAGGTGCCGCATCGCTGGATGCATGGCCGCCGCGAGGCCGAAGGCTTCGAGCTGTGCTTCCTACCCAAGTCGGATCGCTTTGCCAATTGCGTCGGCGAACAGCTCGTGCGCGACGGCTGGTTCGACTACGGCGCCTGGCTGGCCAGCCTGCACGATGCCACCGAGGTAGGCGCCCCGGCGCAGCGTGCCGAGGCCGCTCGCAAGACGCGCCCGAACTGGAAGCGCGTGCAGGTGCCGAGCCTGGGCGTGCCGACGGGTCTCATGCCGGGCTTCGCGCACACGCGTTTGTAA
- a CDS encoding flavin-dependent oxidoreductase: MKIAIIGAGIGGLTLALMAERQGFEVEVWEAVQTLRPLGVGINLLPHAARQLCELRLEDTLSALAIRTSALAYYNRFGQPIWHEPRGLAAGYDWPQFSIHRGEFQMALADAVVERLGADCIRLGHSFEAVQSTGEKGGPVRFTLRDRTNDTVVESSADVLVGADGIHSAVRRHFYPTGDAPRFAGRMLWRAVTEAEPYLDGRTMFMAGHQDQKFVAYPISEPLRQQGRSRINWIAELRVPDEAPPRSDWNREVDRAIFRSAFADWKWSWIDIPALIDGAQAVYEFPLVDKDPLPRWTFGRVTLLGDAAHPMYPIGSNGSAQAILDARALVDCLLASRDTGVALREYEADRLPRTAGIVLRNRLNGPEQVMQLAHERAPRGFARIDDVIPRPELEGIAMRYKKLAGFDPQSLRDQPPMPGRA; encoded by the coding sequence ATGAAGATCGCCATCATCGGGGCGGGCATCGGCGGCCTGACGCTCGCGTTGATGGCCGAGCGCCAAGGTTTCGAAGTCGAAGTGTGGGAGGCCGTGCAGACGCTGCGGCCGCTGGGTGTGGGCATCAACCTGCTGCCGCACGCCGCGCGCCAGTTGTGCGAACTGAGGCTGGAAGACACGCTGAGCGCGCTGGCGATTCGTACCTCCGCGCTGGCCTATTACAACCGGTTCGGCCAGCCGATCTGGCACGAGCCGCGCGGGCTGGCCGCCGGGTACGACTGGCCGCAGTTCTCCATTCACCGTGGCGAATTCCAGATGGCCCTGGCCGACGCTGTGGTTGAGCGGCTCGGTGCGGATTGCATCCGCCTGGGTCACAGCTTCGAGGCAGTCCAATCGACGGGCGAGAAGGGCGGCCCCGTGCGATTTACGCTGCGTGATCGCACCAACGACACCGTTGTCGAATCCTCGGCCGATGTGCTGGTCGGCGCCGATGGCATCCACTCGGCTGTGCGCCGGCACTTCTACCCGACGGGCGATGCGCCGCGCTTTGCGGGCCGCATGCTGTGGCGCGCCGTCACCGAGGCCGAGCCGTATCTCGATGGCCGGACCATGTTCATGGCGGGCCACCAGGACCAGAAGTTCGTCGCCTATCCGATTTCAGAACCGCTACGCCAGCAGGGTCGCTCGCGCATCAACTGGATTGCCGAGCTGCGCGTGCCCGACGAGGCGCCGCCGCGCAGCGACTGGAACCGCGAGGTCGACCGCGCGATCTTCCGCAGCGCCTTCGCCGATTGGAAATGGAGCTGGATCGACATTCCGGCTTTGATCGACGGCGCACAGGCTGTGTACGAATTCCCGCTCGTCGACAAAGACCCGCTGCCGCGCTGGACCTTCGGCCGCGTCACGCTGCTGGGCGATGCGGCACACCCGATGTATCCGATCGGCTCGAACGGCAGCGCGCAGGCCATTCTCGATGCGCGCGCGCTGGTCGATTGCCTGCTCGCCTCGCGCGACACCGGCGTTGCCCTGCGCGAGTACGAGGCAGATCGCCTGCCGCGCACGGCTGGCATCGTGCTGCGCAATCGCCTCAACGGGCCGGAGCAGGTCATGCAGCTCGCACATGAACGCGCGCCCCGAGGCTTTGCGCGCATCGATGACGTGATCCCGCGCCCGGAACTGGAAGGGATTGCGATGCGCTACAAAAAGCTGGCCGGATTCGATCCGCAATCGCTGCGCGATCAACCCCCCATGCCCGGCCGCGCCTGA
- a CDS encoding DUF2848 domain-containing protein: MTTLHLNLIGHGPIDVTVDHLVIAGWTGRDAQAVEHHIAELEAIGVARPARVPCFYRVSASLLTTDATVEIPGADSSGEAEFVLYSTPMGLLVGIGSDHTDRKVEAYGVTVSKQMCAKPVSRDVWRFEALADHWDSLQMKTWRTRDGQTALYQEGGVTRMLDPRDLIRRYTGNDTLPVGTAMFCGTQPIIGELGFGEAFDMALIDPVSGTELRHRYAVDTLPVEG, translated from the coding sequence ATGACCACGCTGCACCTGAACCTGATCGGCCACGGCCCCATCGACGTGACCGTGGACCACCTTGTCATTGCCGGCTGGACCGGCCGCGATGCACAGGCCGTTGAACACCACATTGCTGAGCTTGAAGCGATCGGCGTGGCGCGTCCGGCGCGCGTGCCGTGCTTCTACCGCGTGTCGGCCTCGCTGCTGACCACCGATGCCACCGTGGAAATTCCCGGCGCCGATTCGTCCGGCGAAGCCGAGTTCGTGCTGTATTCCACGCCGATGGGCCTGCTGGTCGGCATTGGCTCGGACCACACCGACCGCAAGGTCGAAGCCTATGGTGTGACGGTCTCCAAGCAGATGTGCGCCAAGCCCGTGAGCCGCGACGTCTGGCGCTTCGAAGCGCTGGCCGACCATTGGGACAGCCTGCAGATGAAGACCTGGCGCACCCGCGACGGCCAGACCGCGCTGTACCAGGAAGGCGGCGTCACGCGCATGCTCGACCCGCGCGACCTTATCCGCCGCTACACCGGCAACGACACGCTGCCGGTGGGCACCGCCATGTTCTGCGGCACGCAACCCATCATCGGCGAACTCGGTTTTGGCGAGGCCTTCGACATGGCCCTGATCGACCCCGTGTCGGGCACCGAGCTGCGCCATCGCTATGCTGTCGACACGCTGCCTGTTGAAGGCTGA
- a CDS encoding TonB-dependent receptor, which produces MIPFQPRKLVMVLAAVLPSVASVSALAQQATTPASTSATPTTTAPAAQPKPAATNVRDLSETRVTAKRLDAARNALSPDTGSSVYKFDTDDIARLPLGDATPLNQVLLQAPGVVQDSYGQLHVRGDHSNLQYRINGVIVPEPISGFGQMLDTRFANQINVLTGALPAQYGYRTAGIVDITTKGASTDEDGEPKAFGGEIGTVLGSNATHEVNAQIQGTKDRFSYYLSGVFAENNLGIENPTGNRNATHDHTTQNKSFGMLSYLLDNDSRVSFMFGTSNGRFQIPTRPGLTPQFTLDGAVPSASEALNANQREKTDFQILTYQQKVSPKLDYQVSVFRRASRIDYMPDPIGDLVYNGVAADITRRNEAYGVQGDASYRLTDKHTLRAGVFVQRERYVADNTASVFAADSTGAQTSTTPFTIVDNHSGSGTTMGVYLQDEWKPTDKLTVNYGARYDRVNTIVSEQQLSPRLGLTYDLTPRTRVHAGYARYFTPPPTEKFDTTSVQAFAGTTNALPSDANTAVKSERSNYFDLGVSHQLTPHLTLGLDAYYRDVRHLQDEGQFGNALLYSAFNYERGRIYGLEGSANYRNGNFGAYLNLAVSRAQGKGIETGQFNFDADELAYINNHWVNLDHDQRLTASAGVSYRYSGTTYTSDVLFGTGLRNGFANTEHLPAYWQMNVGAARDFNLPTLGKFKTRLTVLNIFDRSYQLRDGTGIGVGAPQFAPRRTFLLSVSKPF; this is translated from the coding sequence ATGATTCCGTTCCAGCCCCGCAAGCTGGTGATGGTGCTTGCCGCCGTCCTGCCGTCCGTCGCCTCGGTTTCCGCACTGGCTCAGCAAGCCACGACGCCGGCATCCACGTCCGCTACGCCCACCACGACGGCACCTGCTGCACAGCCCAAACCGGCCGCCACCAATGTGCGCGACCTCAGCGAAACCCGCGTCACCGCCAAGCGCCTGGACGCCGCACGCAATGCGCTGTCGCCGGATACCGGCAGCTCCGTCTACAAGTTCGACACCGATGACATTGCCCGCCTGCCGCTGGGCGATGCCACGCCGCTCAACCAGGTGCTGCTGCAGGCGCCGGGCGTGGTGCAGGATTCCTACGGGCAACTGCACGTGCGCGGAGACCACTCCAATCTGCAGTACCGCATCAATGGCGTGATCGTCCCCGAGCCGATCAGTGGTTTCGGGCAGATGCTCGACACGCGCTTCGCCAACCAGATCAACGTGCTGACCGGCGCGCTGCCTGCACAGTACGGCTACCGCACTGCCGGCATTGTCGACATCACCACCAAAGGTGCGTCCACCGACGAGGATGGCGAGCCGAAGGCATTTGGCGGCGAGATCGGCACGGTGCTGGGCAGCAATGCCACGCACGAGGTCAATGCGCAGATCCAGGGGACCAAAGACCGCTTCAGCTACTACCTCTCGGGCGTGTTTGCCGAGAACAACCTCGGCATTGAAAACCCCACGGGCAACCGCAACGCCACGCACGATCACACCACGCAAAACAAGTCGTTCGGCATGCTGTCGTATCTGCTTGATAACGACAGCCGCGTGAGCTTCATGTTCGGCACGTCGAACGGCCGTTTCCAGATTCCGACGCGCCCGGGCCTGACGCCGCAATTCACGCTCGATGGCGCGGTGCCGTCGGCGTCGGAAGCGCTCAACGCCAATCAGCGTGAGAAGACCGACTTCCAGATCCTGACGTATCAGCAGAAAGTGTCGCCCAAGCTGGACTACCAGGTGTCGGTGTTCCGCCGTGCAAGCCGCATCGATTACATGCCCGATCCGATCGGTGATCTCGTCTACAACGGCGTGGCCGCCGACATCACGCGCCGCAACGAAGCCTACGGCGTGCAGGGTGACGCGAGCTACAGGCTCACCGACAAGCACACGCTGCGTGCCGGCGTATTCGTGCAGCGCGAGCGCTACGTGGCCGACAACACCGCCAGCGTGTTTGCCGCCGACAGCACCGGTGCGCAGACCAGCACCACGCCATTCACCATCGTCGACAACCACAGCGGCAGCGGCACCACCATGGGCGTCTACCTGCAAGACGAGTGGAAGCCCACCGACAAGCTCACCGTCAACTACGGCGCACGCTACGACCGCGTCAACACCATCGTCAGCGAGCAGCAACTGAGCCCGCGCCTGGGCCTGACGTATGACCTGACGCCGCGCACCCGCGTGCATGCCGGTTACGCGCGCTACTTCACGCCGCCGCCCACGGAGAAGTTCGATACCACGTCGGTACAGGCCTTTGCCGGCACGACCAACGCGTTGCCGTCGGACGCCAACACGGCCGTCAAGTCGGAGCGTTCGAACTACTTTGACCTAGGGGTTTCGCACCAGCTCACGCCGCATCTGACGCTGGGTCTGGATGCGTATTACCGCGACGTGCGCCATCTGCAGGACGAAGGGCAGTTCGGCAACGCGCTGCTGTACTCGGCGTTCAACTACGAGCGTGGCCGCATCTACGGGCTGGAAGGCAGTGCGAACTATCGCAACGGCAACTTCGGGGCGTATCTGAATCTGGCCGTGTCGCGCGCGCAGGGCAAGGGCATCGAGACCGGCCAGTTCAATTTTGATGCCGACGAGCTCGCCTACATCAACAACCATTGGGTCAATCTCGATCACGACCAGCGCCTGACCGCGTCGGCAGGCGTGTCGTATCGGTATTCCGGCACCACCTATACGAGCGACGTGCTGTTCGGTACGGGTTTGCGCAACGGCTTCGCCAACACCGAGCACCTGCCGGCCTACTGGCAGATGAACGTGGGCGCCGCCCGCGACTTCAACCTGCCGACACTGGGCAAGTTCAAGACGCGCCTGACCGTGCTGAATATCTTCGACCGCAGCTACCAGTTGCGCGACGGCACGGGCATCGGCGTGGGTGCACCGCAGTTTGCGCCGCGCCGCACGTTCCTCTTGTCGGTCAGCAAGCCGTTCTAA
- a CDS encoding ABC transporter substrate-binding protein, with the protein MTIRRTICAAAALLLATAAHADIVVGVSLSTTGPSASLGITQKNSLAFYPDTIAGEKLRLVVVDDASDPSTGTRLARKLVTEDHVDIIVGSSAVAPSIAIAEVATESHTPQLALAPVELKAGKGDWTYRLAQPISLMAEAIAARMAASGIKNVGFIGFADAYGESWLKDFTAAATPRGIKIVDVERYARADTSVTGQVAKLVSIKPDAILVAGAGTGAALPHTALRERGYAGPIYQTHGAATKDLIRIGGKAVDGAILPAGPVIVAEQLPDSHPSKKTALDYVTRYEKANGPDTRTQFGAHTWDALQVLQRIVPVALKKAKPGTPEFRQALKNALESEHDIIVSHGVLNYTATDHFGFDARGRVLLTIDHGKWKLLN; encoded by the coding sequence ATGACCATCCGCCGCACCATCTGCGCCGCTGCTGCGCTGTTGCTCGCCACCGCTGCCCATGCCGACATCGTCGTTGGTGTGAGCCTGTCGACGACAGGTCCGTCGGCGTCGCTCGGCATCACGCAGAAGAATTCGCTGGCGTTCTATCCGGACACCATCGCCGGGGAAAAGCTGCGCCTCGTGGTGGTGGATGACGCCTCCGACCCGAGCACCGGCACGCGCCTGGCGCGCAAGCTCGTGACGGAAGACCACGTCGACATCATCGTTGGCTCGTCGGCGGTGGCGCCGTCGATTGCGATTGCCGAAGTCGCCACCGAATCGCACACGCCGCAACTGGCGCTGGCGCCGGTCGAGCTGAAAGCGGGCAAGGGCGATTGGACCTATCGTCTTGCGCAGCCGATCTCGCTGATGGCCGAGGCGATTGCCGCGCGCATGGCGGCCTCTGGTATCAAGAACGTCGGCTTCATCGGCTTTGCCGATGCGTACGGCGAGAGCTGGCTCAAGGATTTCACCGCCGCTGCCACGCCGCGCGGCATCAAGATCGTCGACGTGGAGCGCTATGCCCGCGCAGATACCAGCGTGACGGGGCAGGTCGCCAAGCTGGTCAGCATCAAGCCCGACGCGATCCTCGTGGCCGGTGCGGGCACGGGCGCCGCATTGCCGCACACCGCGTTGCGCGAGCGCGGTTATGCGGGGCCGATCTACCAGACGCACGGCGCGGCCACGAAAGACTTGATCCGCATCGGCGGCAAGGCGGTTGATGGGGCCATCCTGCCGGCGGGCCCGGTGATCGTGGCGGAGCAGTTGCCCGACAGCCACCCCAGCAAGAAGACCGCGCTGGACTACGTGACGCGCTATGAGAAGGCCAACGGCCCCGACACGCGCACGCAGTTCGGTGCCCATACGTGGGATGCACTGCAGGTGCTCCAGCGCATCGTGCCGGTGGCGCTCAAGAAGGCCAAGCCGGGCACGCCCGAATTCCGCCAGGCGCTGAAGAACGCGCTGGAATCGGAGCATGACATCATCGTTTCGCACGGCGTGCTCAACTACACGGCCACGGATCACTTCGGCTTTGACGCCCGCGGCCGCGTGCTGCTGACCATCGACCACGGCAAGTGGAAGTTGTTGAACTGA
- a CDS encoding GntR family transcriptional regulator produces the protein MSRPIKLVSGASTPSPASAPFAVEPAAHAPKGAAMRELAYNEIKRRIMACEFRPGEPLNEAQLGTILGLGRTPIHQALHRLEVEGLVQILPRKGVLVTPLSLNDVLDMIEVRATNEILCVTLAAERAHPADFEAMRAIVDASPALIEHRDIAALAALDLKFHLAISAASRNRVLAELLRGLHEKQARFWFLSLSEPQHLQNVYDEHLAVLDALERRDVPAAREAIREHIDEFRRTIIRTL, from the coding sequence ATGTCGCGTCCCATCAAGCTGGTTTCGGGTGCTTCCACACCCTCGCCCGCGTCTGCACCGTTTGCCGTTGAACCTGCCGCGCACGCGCCCAAGGGCGCCGCCATGCGTGAACTCGCCTACAACGAGATCAAGCGCCGCATCATGGCGTGCGAATTCCGCCCCGGCGAGCCACTCAACGAAGCGCAGCTCGGCACGATTCTGGGACTGGGCCGCACGCCCATCCACCAGGCGCTGCATCGGCTGGAGGTGGAGGGGCTGGTGCAAATCCTGCCGCGCAAGGGCGTGCTGGTGACGCCGCTGTCGCTCAACGACGTGCTCGACATGATCGAGGTGCGCGCCACCAACGAGATCCTGTGCGTGACGCTGGCCGCTGAGCGCGCCCATCCGGCCGATTTCGAGGCCATGCGCGCCATCGTCGATGCATCGCCCGCGCTGATCGAGCACCGCGACATTGCCGCGCTGGCCGCGCTGGACCTCAAGTTCCACCTCGCCATTTCCGCTGCCTCGCGCAACCGCGTGCTGGCCGAACTGCTACGCGGTCTGCACGAGAAGCAGGCGCGCTTCTGGTTCCTCTCGCTGTCAGAGCCGCAACACCTGCAGAACGTCTACGACGAGCACCTCGCCGTGCTCGACGCGCTGGAGCGCCGCGACGTGCCCGCGGCGCGCGAAGCCATTCGCGAGCACATCGACGAGTTCCGCCGCACGATCATCCGCACGCTCTGA